The Desulfotignum phosphitoxidans DSM 13687 genome includes a region encoding these proteins:
- a CDS encoding molybdopterin-dependent oxidoreductase, producing the protein MGVNRREFIKTSLAAGALTSLDLKFMRFAGSAAASAGSKGETVTRTTCSPNCTGACGFNVHVKDGRITTLIQAADYPEDSYNPRGCLRGLSMMNLVYGKDRIKYPLIRTGPRGSGEFRRASWDEALDYTADKLKKITKKYGPEAIATTIQVPGTGYVHKGAFVRLAGLAQWTIHHGYDQNGDLPMFWPMTFGVQTEELESLEWPNAGYTIVLGSNLVQTRLPDVHHLIEAKKTGKVVVVDPDFCSTASKADEWVSIKLDTDAALALGLARVIIDRGLYDKAFLQDFTDMPVLVRKDTGKRLPAEQVKALKAQADQMKIPEYRDLFVVSRENRLTILDPGHLGSTHADLTGSYKVELTDGTTVEAVTVFSLLREMLAEYSLETVAQITGAPAQTIERIAVEAATRTPLHIVYGASNYQWYHGDLKGRALSLLPVLTGSIGVSGGGISTYAGQYRIRFDVSEWWFPKEGKLNWVPYLHFLNSGGPRYPEKGIKAMIGGWGNPFDQHNMSNALKDRSASGDIEFVATFDFNMTTTCMWSDVVFPATTWYENYELTATILHPYLQLQEPAIAPLFEARTGLALMRGLAKRLNPDWEAYFYPDIDDTKASLEIIDLLLKTGGMETRGITLDMVKKGPVRLHSTAPDDRQVPFYEQIHDRVPFPPPSYPAPLPATARFVKSGRIEFYKDEDLFLAEGEQLPVCKPTFEDTEYKEDPDALTKYRLRFVTKNSLYRVHSTHSNNVWLNELQGHKPKMFLNPADAAERNIAAHDLVEVYNNRGKTRAWAVIDPGCRRGTLIFEQGWWAKYLQDQSYNSLTRAWIKPLHEIYFVPGIWSPTTVWNECLVDARRITT; encoded by the coding sequence ATGGGTGTCAATCGCCGTGAATTTATCAAAACCAGTCTGGCTGCCGGGGCGCTGACGTCCCTGGATCTGAAGTTCATGCGGTTTGCAGGGTCTGCGGCCGCTTCTGCCGGGTCCAAAGGAGAAACCGTCACCCGGACCACCTGCTCCCCCAACTGCACCGGGGCCTGCGGGTTCAACGTGCATGTGAAGGACGGCCGCATCACCACTTTGATCCAGGCTGCAGACTATCCGGAAGACAGCTACAACCCCAGGGGATGCCTGCGGGGACTGTCCATGATGAACCTGGTGTACGGCAAGGACCGGATCAAATATCCTTTGATCCGCACCGGTCCCCGGGGCAGCGGTGAGTTCCGGCGCGCCTCCTGGGATGAGGCCCTGGATTACACTGCGGATAAACTCAAGAAAATAACGAAAAAATACGGGCCTGAAGCCATCGCCACCACGATCCAGGTGCCCGGCACAGGCTATGTGCACAAAGGCGCATTCGTGCGTCTGGCCGGCCTGGCACAATGGACCATCCACCATGGGTATGACCAGAACGGAGACCTGCCCATGTTCTGGCCCATGACCTTCGGGGTCCAGACCGAAGAGCTGGAATCCCTGGAATGGCCCAATGCCGGGTATACCATTGTGCTGGGGTCCAACCTGGTGCAGACCCGGCTGCCGGATGTGCACCATCTCATCGAAGCCAAGAAGACCGGTAAGGTGGTGGTAGTGGACCCGGATTTCTGCTCCACCGCATCCAAGGCTGATGAATGGGTGTCCATCAAGCTGGACACGGACGCGGCCCTGGCATTAGGGCTCGCCCGGGTGATCATTGACCGGGGGTTGTATGACAAGGCATTTCTCCAGGATTTTACGGATATGCCGGTGCTGGTGCGCAAAGACACGGGCAAGCGGCTGCCGGCAGAACAGGTCAAGGCCTTGAAAGCACAGGCTGACCAGATGAAAATCCCGGAATACCGGGACCTGTTTGTGGTGTCCCGGGAAAACCGGCTCACCATTCTGGATCCCGGGCACCTGGGATCCACCCATGCCGACCTTACCGGATCCTACAAGGTGGAACTCACCGACGGCACCACGGTGGAGGCGGTCACGGTATTTTCCCTTCTCCGGGAGATGCTGGCCGAATATTCTTTAGAAACCGTGGCACAGATCACCGGGGCCCCGGCCCAAACCATTGAACGCATCGCTGTGGAGGCAGCCACCCGGACCCCGCTGCACATCGTGTACGGGGCCTCCAACTACCAGTGGTATCACGGGGACCTCAAGGGCCGTGCCCTGTCTCTTTTGCCGGTGCTCACCGGCAGCATCGGTGTCAGCGGAGGGGGCATCTCCACCTATGCCGGCCAGTACCGGATCCGGTTTGACGTCAGTGAATGGTGGTTTCCCAAAGAGGGAAAGCTCAACTGGGTGCCCTACCTGCATTTTCTCAACAGCGGCGGCCCCCGGTATCCTGAAAAAGGCATCAAGGCCATGATCGGCGGATGGGGCAACCCCTTTGACCAGCACAACATGTCCAATGCCCTCAAAGACCGGTCCGCATCCGGGGACATCGAATTTGTGGCCACCTTTGACTTCAACATGACCACCACCTGCATGTGGTCGGATGTGGTGTTCCCTGCCACCACCTGGTATGAAAACTATGAGCTCACCGCCACCATCCTGCACCCCTATCTCCAGCTCCAGGAACCGGCCATCGCCCCGTTGTTCGAGGCCCGCACCGGTCTGGCACTCATGCGGGGGCTGGCGAAACGACTCAATCCGGACTGGGAAGCCTATTTTTATCCGGACATAGATGACACAAAAGCCTCCCTTGAGATCATCGACCTGCTGTTGAAAACAGGCGGCATGGAAACCCGCGGCATCACCCTGGACATGGTGAAAAAAGGGCCGGTGCGGCTGCATTCCACTGCTCCTGATGACCGCCAGGTGCCTTTTTACGAGCAGATCCATGACCGGGTGCCGTTCCCGCCCCCCAGCTACCCGGCCCCGCTGCCGGCCACGGCAAGGTTCGTGAAATCCGGCCGCATTGAATTCTACAAGGATGAAGACCTGTTTCTGGCCGAAGGCGAACAGCTGCCGGTATGCAAACCCACCTTTGAAGACACCGAATACAAAGAAGATCCAGACGCTTTGACCAAATACCGGCTGCGGTTTGTGACCAAAAATTCTTTGTACCGGGTTCATTCCACCCATTCCAACAATGTGTGGCTCAATGAACTCCAGGGCCACAAACCCAAGATGTTTTTGAACCCGGCGGATGCGGCGGAGCGCAACATTGCGGCTCACGATCTGGTGGAGGTGTACAACAACCGGGGCAAAACCCGGGCCTGGGCCGTCATCGATCCCGGCTGCCGCCGGGGCACCCTGATATTTGAACAGGGGTGGTGGGCCAAATACCTCCAGGATCAATCCTATAATTCTTTGACCCGGGCCTGGATCAAGCCGCTTCACGAAATCTATTTTGTACCGGGCATCTGGTCCCCCACCACGGTGTGGAACGAGTGCCTGGTGGATGCAAGGAGGATCACCACATGA
- a CDS encoding molybdopterin-binding protein, producing the protein MLKKIRVTDAVGKPLAHDITEIRPGEFKGPAFRKGHTVCDEDICHLQKLGKKHLYLIDLDEDEIHEDQAAAILAQGLAGEGVTWRDDPKEGKICLYAERDGLLNVDKAGLAAFNMVDEVMCAALHSYTRVTRGRQVAATRAVPLVMQKAPVERAAAIASRNGGILKVLPLISRRAGIVITGNEVFSGLITDKFTPILESKLADLGSVVSGISFAPDDVDLIQQAVETHLKNGCDLILLTGGMSVDPDDVTRKGIHRAGADEMHYGAAALPGAMFMVAYIGKIPVVGVPACGLHHRTTVLDLILPRLLTGEHIGKKELAFLGHGGLCMDCPECVYPHCPFGKGM; encoded by the coding sequence ATGTTGAAAAAAATTCGTGTCACAGATGCGGTGGGAAAACCCCTGGCCCATGACATCACGGAAATCAGGCCTGGAGAGTTCAAAGGCCCGGCGTTCAGAAAAGGCCACACCGTATGTGATGAAGATATCTGCCATTTGCAGAAACTGGGGAAAAAACATTTGTATCTCATCGACCTGGACGAAGATGAAATCCATGAGGACCAGGCCGCCGCCATTTTGGCTCAGGGTCTGGCCGGAGAAGGGGTCACCTGGCGTGATGACCCGAAAGAGGGCAAGATCTGCCTGTATGCGGAAAGGGACGGGCTTCTGAATGTGGACAAGGCCGGCCTGGCCGCCTTCAACATGGTGGATGAGGTGATGTGCGCCGCCTTGCACAGCTATACCCGGGTCACCCGGGGCCGTCAGGTGGCAGCCACAAGGGCTGTTCCCCTGGTGATGCAAAAAGCCCCGGTGGAAAGGGCCGCAGCCATTGCCTCCCGAAACGGCGGTATTTTGAAAGTCCTTCCCTTGATCTCCCGGCGTGCGGGTATTGTGATCACCGGCAATGAAGTGTTCAGCGGCCTGATCACGGATAAATTTACTCCGATTCTGGAAAGCAAGCTGGCAGATCTGGGATCCGTGGTGTCCGGCATTTCTTTTGCGCCGGATGACGTCGATCTGATTCAACAGGCCGTCGAAACCCATCTCAAGAACGGGTGTGATTTAATTCTGCTCACCGGAGGCATGAGCGTGGACCCGGACGATGTGACCCGGAAAGGCATACACCGGGCCGGGGCCGATGAGATGCATTACGGGGCTGCAGCCCTTCCCGGAGCCATGTTCATGGTGGCTTATATCGGAAAAATCCCCGTGGTCGGGGTGCCTGCCTGCGGACTTCACCACCGGACCACGGTGCTGGATCTCATTTTGCCCCGGCTGCTGACCGGCGAACATATCGGCAAAAAAGAGCTGGCCTTCCTGGGCCATGGCGGGTTGTGTATGGACTGCCCGGAATGCGTCTACCCCCATTGCCCGTTCGGCAAAGGGATGTAG
- a CDS encoding FmdE family protein: MDAFETLLKSSAAAHGHLCPGQVVGVRMAMLGCRLIGLDNPGCREQIKKLLVYVEMDRCTADAVAHVTGVKLGRRSLKFMDYGIMAATFVNLETGQSFRVLSTEESRDLCDVYAPEIADKREQQLTAYQRMPESVLFRVQSVHVAVDELDLPGPTRQKKTCTRCGQVVRDGRHRMENGRPVCKLCAGQGYFSHAREITWPDMDQSPVI, translated from the coding sequence ATGGACGCTTTTGAAACGCTGTTGAAAAGTTCAGCCGCAGCCCACGGGCACCTGTGCCCGGGCCAGGTGGTGGGGGTGAGAATGGCCATGCTCGGATGCCGGCTGATCGGTCTGGACAACCCCGGTTGCCGGGAGCAGATCAAAAAACTGCTGGTGTATGTGGAGATGGACCGGTGCACGGCCGATGCCGTGGCCCATGTCACGGGCGTCAAACTGGGCCGGCGGAGTCTCAAATTCATGGATTACGGGATCATGGCCGCCACCTTTGTCAACCTGGAAACGGGACAGTCTTTTCGAGTGCTTTCCACGGAAGAATCCCGGGATCTTTGTGATGTCTATGCCCCGGAGATTGCTGATAAAAGAGAACAACAGCTGACCGCTTATCAGCGTATGCCTGAAAGTGTGCTGTTCCGGGTGCAGTCCGTCCATGTGGCCGTCGATGAACTGGACCTGCCCGGTCCCACCCGGCAGAAAAAGACATGCACCCGGTGCGGCCAGGTGGTCAGAGACGGCCGGCACAGAATGGAAAACGGCCGGCCTGTGTGCAAGCTGTGCGCCGGCCAGGGGTATTTTTCCCATGCCAGGGAGATCACCTGGCCGGATATGGACCAGTCACCGGTCATTTGA
- a CDS encoding VOC family protein, with protein sequence MTNQPASGQNSHGLQAEIVCANTILYCEKWPETVAFYQTGLQLPVTVSKDWFVEFRLTDTARLSIADAGRTTRNTSRGQGHLITFQVKDMKKTRSRLCRAGLNPTPVTTHAWGAKVMYLTDPEGNCLEFWC encoded by the coding sequence ATGACAAACCAGCCGGCATCCGGCCAGAATTCTCATGGGCTGCAAGCAGAAATTGTCTGTGCCAATACCATTTTATACTGTGAAAAATGGCCGGAAACCGTGGCCTTTTACCAAACCGGGCTCCAGCTGCCCGTGACCGTGTCCAAAGACTGGTTCGTGGAGTTCCGGCTCACGGACACGGCCCGCCTGAGCATTGCCGATGCCGGCCGCACCACCCGGAACACCAGCCGGGGACAAGGGCATCTCATCACCTTTCAGGTCAAGGACATGAAAAAAACCCGGTCCCGGCTGTGCCGGGCCGGGCTGAATCCCACGCCGGTTACCACCCATGCCTGGGGCGCAAAAGTGATGTATCTCACCGATCCTGAAGGCAATTGTCTGGAATTCTGGTGCTGA
- a CDS encoding 4Fe-4S dicluster domain-containing protein, with product MRRGMVIDLEKCIGCRSCAVACKQHNAQPAGSWWNRVVTPGSERHLTASTPENLYFLPIHCQHCNNAPCVKVCPVGATYQTDDGIVLIDFERCIGCRYCMAACPYGVRQFNWESSKDGMQRYEYQNNYTYGHPEPFRLDNRLVYSPVRIKGVVEKCNFCVHYQDQGLDPACVRACPGKARHVGDLDDPDSRVSEMIRQMNGFTLLPEKGTRPNVYYLPPKRKEV from the coding sequence ATGAGAAGAGGAATGGTCATCGATCTTGAAAAATGTATCGGGTGCCGGTCCTGTGCCGTGGCATGCAAGCAGCACAATGCCCAGCCCGCCGGCAGCTGGTGGAACCGGGTGGTCACCCCGGGCAGTGAACGCCACCTGACCGCATCGACCCCGGAGAATCTGTATTTTCTGCCCATCCACTGCCAGCACTGCAACAACGCCCCCTGCGTCAAGGTGTGTCCGGTGGGGGCCACCTATCAGACCGACGACGGCATCGTGCTCATCGATTTTGAACGGTGCATCGGGTGCCGGTACTGCATGGCGGCCTGCCCTTACGGGGTGCGGCAGTTCAACTGGGAATCTTCCAAAGACGGCATGCAGCGGTATGAATACCAGAACAACTATACCTATGGACATCCGGAACCCTTCCGCCTGGACAACCGCCTGGTGTATTCACCTGTGCGCATCAAGGGGGTGGTGGAAAAATGCAATTTCTGTGTGCATTACCAGGACCAGGGGCTGGATCCGGCCTGTGTCCGGGCCTGTCCGGGAAAGGCCCGGCACGTGGGGGATCTGGATGATCCGGACAGCCGGGTATCTGAAATGATCCGGCAGATGAACGGATTTACCCTGCTGCCGGAAAAAGGTACCCGGCCCAATGTGTATTACCTGCCCCCCAAACGAAAGGAGGTGTGA